Genomic segment of Sphingopyxis lindanitolerans:
AAAGGCGGCGCGGACGAGGGCGTCGATGGCATCGGCATCCGCCGCCGTCGCGGCCCGGATGACGAGGCCGTCAGACAAGCGCGATATCCGGCGCGTCTTCCTGCTTCATGCCGACGGTGTGATAGCCCGCGTCGACATGATGCGTTTCGCCGGTGACGCCCGACGCAAGGTCGCTCAGCAGATAGAGCGCCGAGCCGCCGACATCGTCGATCGTGACGTTGCGGCGAAGCGGGGCATTATGCTCGTTCCACTTGAGGATCAGGCGGAAGTCGCCGATGCCGCTCGCGGCGAGCGTCTTGATCGGCCCGGCCGAGATCGCGTTCACGCGCACGCCCTGCGGACCATAATCATTGGCGAGATATTTGACGCTGGTCTCGAGCGCCGACTTGGCGACGCCCATGACATTATAGTGCGGGATCACCTTCTCGGCGCCATAATAGGACAGGGTCAGCATCGACCCGCCGCCCTTGCCCGTTTCGGGATCGACCGGCGTCATCATCGCCGCGGCGCGCCTGGCGACCGCGGTGAAGCTGTAGACGCTGATGTTCATCGTCATCAGGAAATCGTCGAGCGTCACATCGGCATAGGCCCCGCGCAGCGCCTCCTTGTTGGTATAGCCGATCGCGTGGACGACGAAATCGATCGTCGGCCAGCGCGCACCCAGCGTCGCGAACGCCGCGTCGAGATTATCCATGTCGGCGACATCGCAATCGATCAGGAAATCGCAGCCGAGCTGGTCGGCGAGCGGCTTCACCCGCTTGTTCATCACCTCGCCCTGATAGCTGATCGCGAGTTCGGCGCCGTGCGCATGGAGCGCTTTCGCGATGCCCCAGGCGAGCGACTTGTCGTTCGCAAGGCCCATGATCAGCCCGCGCTTGCCCTTCATCAGACCCGTCATTCTTCTTCTCCGGCCTTTGCAATAATTACGTCATCGACGCGGCCAATAGCGTCATGGCCCAAATCCTCAACCTCGACGAGCGCGGCGTTGAGTTCGGCGCCGATCACCATACCCAATCCGACGAGATAGAAAAAGAATAGCGCGACCATCACCCCCGCCAGGCTGCCATAGGTCGCATCATAGCTCATCAGACTGGCGAGCAGCGGCGGCAGCGCGAGCGTGACCGCGACCCACCAGAGCGTCGTGAACAGCGCACCCGGCCATTTCGGGCATTTGAGCCGACGATATTTCGACGGAGTCAACGAATAGAAGAGCATGTAGATGGCAAGGAACAGCCCCGCCCCCGATACGATGCGCGACAGCGCGACCGTGCCCGCCGCCTGATAGGCGGACGGCAGGACGCGGGTCACGAATTGCTCGACGCCGACGATCAGCACCTGCATGCTGAACGACAGGATCATCAGCACGACCGCGCCGGTGATGATGCCGATCGACAGCAGGCGATAGTGGAAAAAGCCGCGCGAGAAATGGGTGCCATAAGCGCGGCGCAAGATATCGCGCATCGTTTCGATGAAGCTGCCGACGGTCCACAGCGCGACGATCGCGCCGAGCCACAGGAACAGGCCGGTGCGCGCGCCCATCACTTCGCGAATCGGCCCCGCCAGCGCCTTGGCGACGGTCGGCGGCATGACCGAGAATACCGCCTCGATCGCCGCCTCGCCGCCCGCGCTGCCGCCGAGCAGGCTGACGACCGCCGCGACGAGGATGAAGAAGGGAAACAGTGCGATCAGCGCGAGATAGGCCAGGTTTCCGGCGTGGATGAAGCCGTCGGTGTAGGTGCCGACGATCACCCGGCGCATGACCCGGAAAACGCGCGTTCCGGGGCCCAGCGTCTCGCGCCCGCGCTCAATGGCGCCCTGCGCCCGCGCACGCAATTTGACGCGCTCGGCTCGCTCGGCGCGCGCCTCGGGCGAATGCGGCGAATGGCCCTCGGCAAGGAATTTCTGCTCGACTTCGGCGGCCACTTCGCGTTCGAGCGCGGCGACGGCCTTTTTCTCGCTCGGTTCAGCCACGCATCACACGCCCAAATCCGCCCGCACCGCGCGGCCGTCGGTCCAGGCCTCGATCAGTCTGGCAAGGTCGGCATCCTCCTTGGGGATATCGACCATCAGCCGCACGAGCTGGTCGCCGCGACCGCCGCCCTTGCGGCTGAACCCCTTGCCCTTGAGCCGCATGACCTTGCCCGAGGTCGCACCGGCGGGAATCGACAGCATGACGGGGCCATCGACGGTGGGCACCTTGATCTTGGCGCCCTTGACCGCCTCGTTCAGCGTGATCGGCAGGTCGAGCCGGATATTGTCGCCTTCGCGCACATAGAAAGGATGATCACCGACGGCGATGGTGACGATGCCGTCGCCATGGCCCGCGGCGCCGGGATGCCCCTTGCCCGCAAGGCGCATCTGGGTGCCGGTTTCGACCCCGGCGGGAAGCTTGAGGTCGATCGTCTTGCCGTCGGCGAGCGTGATCCGCTGCATCGCCTGCGTCGCGGCATCGACGAAGGAGACCGACAGGCGATAGCCGACATTCGCGCCCTTCGCGGGCGGCGGCGCGTGGCGGTTGCCCCCGAACCCGAACGGCCCGCCGCCACCGCCGCGCCCGCCGAACAGCCCCTCGAAAATATCGCCGAAATCGGCGCCGTCGCCGCCGAAGCCGCCCTGCGGCTGCCCGCGCGGATCGCCGCGAAAACCGCCACCCCCGCCGCCAAAGCCAAAGGGCATCGCGGGATTGCCGTCGGCGTCGATCTCGCCGCGGTCGAATTGCGCGCGTTTCGTCTTGTCGGACAACAGGTCATAGGCCTTGGTGACGTCGGAGAATTTCTCCGCCGCGTTCGGCTTGTCCTTGTTCCGGTCGGGATGCAGTTCCTTGGCAAGCTTGCGATAGGCGGTCTTGATCTCCGCTTCGCTTGCAGCTTTCGCGACGCCAAGGGTGGAATAAGGATCTGCCATCTGTCTTCTGTAGCCCGATAAGTGACTGGCCGTGAAGGCCCGATGAGCGCGCGATGTGGGATTGTTGCCGGGGATGGTCAAGTCCAACGCCCCCGTCGCCCCGACTTGATCCAGGGCGACGATGAAGGGGCGTGCGCCTTTCGCTCGACCATGTGCCTGTCACACATTATGACCGCGCGCATGACGATCGATCCCTTTCCCCTGGTCGACGCTTGGCTTGCCGAAGCGCGAGCGAGCGAGCCCAATGATTCGAATGCGATGGCGCTGGCGACCGCGACCCCCGACGGCCGCCCGTCGCTGCGCATGGTGCTGCTGAAGGGGCATGGCCCCGACGGCTTCGTCTTCTATACCAATCTCGACAGCCGCAAGGGCGGCGAGTTGGCCGCGAACCCCCAGGTCGCGCTGCTGTTCCACTGGAAATCGCTGCGCCGCCAGATTCGGATCGAAGGGCCGGTCGCCCCGGTCGCGGACAGCGTCGCCGACGCCTATTTCGCGACGCGCGGCCGCGACAGCCAGCTTGGCGCCTGGGCGAGCGACCAGTCGCGCCCGCTCGACGCGCGCGAAACCTTCGAGGCGCGCTTCGCCGAGATGGAGGCGCGCTTTGCCGGGCAGGACGTTCCGCGCCCGCCACGCTGGTCGGGCTGGCGCGTCACCCCCGAACGGATCGAGTTCTGGCAGGACCGCGCGCATCGCCTGCACGAACGCAATCTTTATGTCCGCGACGGCGGACGCTGGACGAAAGGGCTGCTCTATCCATGACCGCGCTCCGCTCCTTTCCCGTCACCCGCGTCGATGCCTTTGCCGACCGGCCGTTCACCGGCAATCCCGCGGCGGTGATGCCGCTCGAGGAATGGTTGAGCGACGCCCTGCTCCAGGCGATGGCGGCGGAAAATAATCTCGCCGAAACCGCTTTCCTCGTCCCCGACGAGAGCGGCGAGGCCGATTATGAGCTGCGCTGGTTCACCCCGACGATCGAAGTCGCGCTTTGCGGCCACGCGACGCTGGCGAGCGGGCATGTGCTGCTGTCGGCGGCCCAATGGCGCGGCGAGATGCGCTTTCGCACCCGCAAGGCCGGCATCTTGCAGGTCGCGCGCAACGGCGAGGACGAGGGGTATCGCATGGACCTGCCCGCCTATCGCGCGACCGCGAAACCGCTGCCCGACATCGCCCGCGCGCTGGGCGGCGAGGTGGTCGAGACGCTGTGGCACGACGGCGGCTATGCGCTGGTCGTCTATCGCAGCGCCGCAGAGGTCCGCGCGCTGGCGCCCGATTTTACCGCGCTCGGCGAAAGCGACATCCTCCATATCGCGACCGCGCCCGGCGCGGGCGATCCGTCGGGCGCCGACGTCGTCAGCCGCGCTTTCGCTCCGGGCGCGGGCATAGCCGAAGACCCGGTGACCGGGTCGGCGCACAGCGTGCTGACGCCCTATTGGACCACGCGCCTCGGCCGCGACGCCTTCACCGCCTATCAGGCGAGCGCGCGCGGCGGCCATGTCGGTTGCCGGGCGATCGGCGACCGGGCCGAACTGACCGGGCGCTGCGTGACAACGCTGGTGGGGGAATTTCTGCTTTAGGGCAGCATCCTTTATCTGTCTCGCCGCCCCGCTCGCTTCGCGCTGGACACTATCGCCGCCGCACGGCTATCCGCGCCGCATGGGTATCACCGCAACGATCATGAACACCGCCACCGGCCAGCCAATCCAGACCATGAGCTTTGGCCGCATGCCGAAACCGTGGGCGAGCTTCAATCTGGCGACCGGCGAGCTTGTCACCGCCGAACGGATCGACGTCGGCAAGCCCGCGCCGGGCAAATTCACCGCGCCGATCAGCATCTGGGTGACGGTCAAGCCCAAGGGCTGAGCGCCGTGCGAGGTCAGCCCGCCGCGATCCGTCCGCCGATGATGCGAAAGCGCGTCACCGGACCCGGCATGTCGGCGAACAGTGCCGCTTCGGTCCCGGTCAGCCACGCCTGCCCGCCCTGCCCCGCGAGCCGCTCATAAAGCGCGGCGCGGCGCGAGGGGTCGAGGTGCGCGGTAACCTCGTCGAGCAGCAGCACCGGCCGCGCACCGCGCGCGCGCGCCACGCAGTCGCTGTGCGCGAGAACAAGCGAGAGCAGCATCGCCTTCTGCTCGCCGGTCGAGCAGCGCGCCGCCGCGCGGCCGGTCGCGGCGTGGCGCGGCCCGCGGCGGCATCGATACGGCGCCGCGCCGCGAACAGCGCCGTCAGCGTATCGACATCATGCGGCGCGTCGCGCGCCGCGCCGTCGCTGTCGATGAGCGTCAGCAGCGGCCGCGCGAAGGGTGCGCCCGGCTGCTGCGCCAGATCGGCCGACAGCGCCGCCAGCGCGGCGAGCCGCGCGCCATCTATCGCGGCGCCATGCTCGGCGAGCTGCGCCTCGAGGCTGGCGAGCCATTGCGGGTCGGCCTGTCCGGGATCGGCGAGCAGCTTGCCGCGCGCGCGCAGCGCCGCTTCGTAACGGTTGCTGTGCTGGGCGTGGCGCGGGTCGAGCGCAAGGACGAGGCGATCGAGAAAGCGCCGCCGGTTCCCCGCGCTCTCGACGAACAGCCGGTCCATCGCCGGGGTCAGCCACAGGATCGCGAGCCATTCGCCGAGCGAAGCGGCCGCCGCCGACGCGCCGTTGATCCGCACGATCCGCCGCCCCGGATGCGCGGACTCGATCCCCGTCCCCAGCGCGACCGGCGGCAGATCGGCCCCGGCCAGCACTTCGGCGAAAATGGCAAAGCCGCCGCCGGCACCGTCGCGCACCATGTCGGACAGCGGCGCCCGGCGCAGCCCCCGGCCGGGCGCGAGCAGCGAGATCGCTTCCAATATATTCGTCTTGCCCGCGCCATTATCGCCGTGAAGCGCGACGAGCCCAGCCGCCGCCGCCATGTCCGCGCCGGCATGATTGCGAAAATCGGTCAGCGAAAGGCGGGTCAGCGTCATTGTCCGTTGCGCGTAGGATATTTCTCACACGGAAGGAAACATCCTTTACCCCCTCCCGCAGGCGGGAGGGGCAGCGAGACTTGCGCGCTAGTCGCAGCGGGGTGGGGCCCCTTCCCCCAAACCGTCGCCCCCACGCGGGGGCAATGGGTTTATGCAACGATGTCGCGCAAGGAGCCCGCGGCCCCCGCCTGCGCGAGGTAACGATTAAGAAAATTCCCCATGATCTGGAATTTTCACCATCTTACCGCAAAATTTCCGTTGAAATAAAATGTCGGAAGCCAGAATCCCGCAGTTAACCGCCAATGAATGAAATTGGCACGCCTCCTGCAATACACTGGGCATCCACCGGACGACCCGGCGGACCCATTTAGGAAGGACAAGATCATGACCCATTTCAATGTCGACTCGCTCAAGAGCTACGCCATCGCCGCGGTTGCCGCGCTCTATTGCTCGCTGATGTTCCTCGCCGCTGTCGGCCCGAACGCTGCGCAATTCGGTGGGCTGGTCGCCTGACCAGCCGCCTTTGCCCCAACAACGCCGGCCCCAAGGCCGGGATGGAAAGGAAAGACATGAACCAGGGTTTTCGCAAGAATCGTCGGAACGGGATGATCTTCGGCGTGTGCGCCGGGATGGCGGACCAGTTCGGCATCGACGTCTTGTGGACGCGCGTCGGCTTCGTCGCCTTGACGCTTCTGGGCTTCGGCCTGCCGCTGCTGCTGTACCTCGCCGTCGCGATCCTCGCGCCCTAGGACAGCGAAGGGCCGGTCGCTGTCACCAGCGCGTCGCACCGGCCCGCCCATTCCCAAGCACCAAGGGCTCACCGGCCGGACCGGTGGGCCCTTTTCTATTTTGCGGTCGCGAACGACGGCTACCGACTGGAAGCCGACATTTCTTTCATCGTCACCCTGAACTTGTTTCAGGGTCCATGGCCGGACGTCTCATTCAGCGCGGCGCTGGACGAGAACGCAGGCCATGGATGCTGAAACAAGTTCAGCATGACGAGGTTTAAAGACTGCAATCGACCGATCGCGGCCAAAAGCGATCCTCCCCCTCCCCGTGCCGGGGAGGATCGGAGACGGCCGCTTCCCACCCCAAAGCCGCCAAACGAAAAAGCCCCGCCGGATCGCTCCGGCGGGGCTCTGTCTGTCAGGCCCGAAAGGATCGAGGGGTTTATTCCTCGTCGCTCTTGAGCAGATAGTCGCCGGCATCGGCATCGCTGCCGTGGGTCTCGCCTTCGACGGCACCCAGCGGATCGTTGCCGATCGCCGCTTCGGGGCCTTGCGCCAGTTCGGCGGCATGTTCCTCGGCGGCGGTCTGCGGCGCGATCAGATGCTCCTGGTTCGTGCGCATCGCGGCACGTAGAGCCGCATCCTTCGACGAGGCGGTGACGCGGACGCGGTTCATGGCAGCGCCGGTGCCCGCCGGGATGAGGCGGCCGACGATGACATTCTCCTTGAGGCCCTGCAGCGAGTCGATCTTGCCCTGCACCGATGCTTCGGTGAGGACGCGGGTCGTTTCCTGGAAGGACGCGGCCGACACGAAGCTGCGCGTCTGGAGGCTCGCCTTGGTGATGCCCAGCAGGACCGGGCGCCCCTCGGCGGGCTTGCCGTTCTTCGGCAGCTTGGCGTTATATTCCATCATCTCCAGATAATCGAGCTGTTCGCCCGGCAGCAGCGTGGTGTCGCCGCCGTCGGTGATCTCGACCTTCTGCAGCATCTGGCGAACGATCACCTCGATGTGCTTGTCGTTGATCTTCACGCCCTGGAGTCGATAGACTTCCTGGATTTCCGCGACCAGATATTCGGCCAGCGCTTCCACGCCCATCACGTCGAGGATGTCGTGCGGGTTCGGCGAGCCCGAAATCAGCGCGTCGCCGCGCTTGACCTGGTCGCCTTCCTGCACTTCGAGAACCTTCGACTTCGGGATCAGATATTCGATCGGATCGCCTTCTTCCGGAACGATCGCGATCTTGCGCTTCGCCTTGTAATCCTTGACGAATTCGATGCGACCGCTGATCTTGGCGATCACCGAATTATCCTTCGGAATGCGCGCCTCGAACAGCTCGGCCACCCGCGGCAGACCGCCGGTGATGTCGCGCGTCTTCGACGCTTCACGGGTCACGCGAGCCAGAACGTCGCCCGCCTGCACTTCCTGACCATCCTCGACCGACAGCATCGTGCCGACCGCGAGCAGATAGCGCGCGGCTTCGCCCGATTGGTCGTCGAGCAAGGTCAGGCGCGGTTGCAGGTCTTCCTTCTTGGAACGACCCGCCGAACGATATTCGATCACGACGCGCTGGGCGATGCCCGTCGCTTCGTCGACCTGTTCGATCAGCGTCTTGGTGTCCTGAAGATCCTGATACTTCACGATGCCCTGCTTTTCGGTGATCAGCGGCATGGTGAACGGATCCCATTCGGCAATCCGGTCGCCCTTCTTCACCTTCTCGCCGTCCTTGTGCATGATCTGCGCACCATAGGGCAGCTTGTGCGACGCGCGCTCGCGGCCTTCGCTGTCGATGATCGCGATTTCGCCCGAACGCGACAGCGCCAGACGGCGGCCGCGCTGGTCGACGATCGTCGCCATGTCGCGATATTCGATCGTGCCGTCCGAGATCGCTTCGGCGTTCGACTGCTCGTTGACCTGCGCCGCACCGCCGATGTGGAAAGTGCGCATGGTCAGCTGCGTGCCGGGTTCGCCGATCGACTGCGCCGCGATGACGCCGACCGCTTCGCCGATGTTCACCGGCGTCCCGCGCGCCAGGTCGCGGCCATAGCATTTGCCGCAAACACCCAGCGTCGCTTCGCAGACCAGCGGCGAACGGATCTTGACCGACTGGACTTCGGCGTCCTCGATCCGCTGCGTCGTCGGTTCGTCGAGCAGCGTGCCGACGGGCGCGATGATGTTGCCGTCCTTGTCGACGACATCTTCGAGCGTCGTGCGGCCAAGGATACGCTCGCCCAGCGAGGCGATCGTCGAACCGCCCTGGATGATCGCCCGCATTTCCATGCCGCGCGTCGTGCCGCAATCATCCTCGATCACGACGCAGTCCTGCGACACATCGACGAGGCGGCGGGTCAGGTAACCCGAGTTCGCCGTCTTGAGCGCGGTGTCGGCCAGGCCCTTGCGCGCGCCGTGGGTCGAGTTGAAATATTCAAGGACGGTCAGGCCTTCCTTGAAGTTCGAGATGATCGGCGTTTCGATGATCTCGCCCGACGGCTTGGCCATCAGGCCGCGCATACCGGCAAGCTGCTTCATCTGCGCCTGCGAACCACGGGCACCCGAATGCGCCATCATGTAGATGGAGTTGATCGGGGCCAGACGGCCCGTCTTCGGGTCTTTCGGCTCGGCGCGGATTTCGTCCATCATCGCGTTCGCGACCTTGTCGCCGCACTGCGACCAGGCATCAATCGCCTTGTTATATTTTTCCTGCTGCGTGATCAGGCCGTCCTGATATTGCTGCTCGAAATCCTTCACCAAAGCGCGGGTGTCGTCGACAGTCTTCACCTTCGACGCCGGGATGATCATGTCATCCTTGCCGAAGGAAATACCGGCCTTGAACGCATTGCGGAAGCCCAGCGCCATGATGGCGTCGGCGAACAGCACCGTCTCTTTCTGGCCGGTGTGACGATAGACCTGATCGATCACGTCGCCGATTTCCTTCTTGGTGAGAAGGCGGTTGACGACGTCGAAGGGCACGGTGTGCGATTTC
This window contains:
- a CDS encoding SDR family oxidoreductase, with product MTGLMKGKRGLIMGLANDKSLAWGIAKALHAHGAELAISYQGEVMNKRVKPLADQLGCDFLIDCDVADMDNLDAAFATLGARWPTIDFVVHAIGYTNKEALRGAYADVTLDDFLMTMNISVYSFTAVARRAAAMMTPVDPETGKGGGSMLTLSYYGAEKVIPHYNVMGVAKSALETSVKYLANDYGPQGVRVNAISAGPIKTLAASGIGDFRLILKWNEHNAPLRRNVTIDDVGGSALYLLSDLASGVTGETHHVDAGYHTVGMKQEDAPDIALV
- a CDS encoding YihY/virulence factor BrkB family protein: MAEPSEKKAVAALEREVAAEVEQKFLAEGHSPHSPEARAERAERVKLRARAQGAIERGRETLGPGTRVFRVMRRVIVGTYTDGFIHAGNLAYLALIALFPFFILVAAVVSLLGGSAGGEAAIEAVFSVMPPTVAKALAGPIREVMGARTGLFLWLGAIVALWTVGSFIETMRDILRRAYGTHFSRGFFHYRLLSIGIITGAVVLMILSFSMQVLIVGVEQFVTRVLPSAYQAAGTVALSRIVSGAGLFLAIYMLFYSLTPSKYRRLKCPKWPGALFTTLWWVAVTLALPPLLASLMSYDATYGSLAGVMVALFFFYLVGLGMVIGAELNAALVEVEDLGHDAIGRVDDVIIAKAGEEE
- a CDS encoding DnaJ C-terminal domain-containing protein, encoding MADPYSTLGVAKAASEAEIKTAYRKLAKELHPDRNKDKPNAAEKFSDVTKAYDLLSDKTKRAQFDRGEIDADGNPAMPFGFGGGGGGFRGDPRGQPQGGFGGDGADFGDIFEGLFGGRGGGGGPFGFGGNRHAPPPAKGANVGYRLSVSFVDAATQAMQRITLADGKTIDLKLPAGVETGTQMRLAGKGHPGAAGHGDGIVTIAVGDHPFYVREGDNIRLDLPITLNEAVKGAKIKVPTVDGPVMLSIPAGATSGKVMRLKGKGFSRKGGGRGDQLVRLMVDIPKEDADLARLIEAWTDGRAVRADLGV
- the pdxH gene encoding pyridoxamine 5'-phosphate oxidase yields the protein MTIDPFPLVDAWLAEARASEPNDSNAMALATATPDGRPSLRMVLLKGHGPDGFVFYTNLDSRKGGELAANPQVALLFHWKSLRRQIRIEGPVAPVADSVADAYFATRGRDSQLGAWASDQSRPLDARETFEARFAEMEARFAGQDVPRPPRWSGWRVTPERIEFWQDRAHRLHERNLYVRDGGRWTKGLLYP
- a CDS encoding PhzF family phenazine biosynthesis protein yields the protein MTALRSFPVTRVDAFADRPFTGNPAAVMPLEEWLSDALLQAMAAENNLAETAFLVPDESGEADYELRWFTPTIEVALCGHATLASGHVLLSAAQWRGEMRFRTRKAGILQVARNGEDEGYRMDLPAYRATAKPLPDIARALGGEVVETLWHDGGYALVVYRSAAEVRALAPDFTALGESDILHIATAPGAGDPSGADVVSRAFAPGAGIAEDPVTGSAHSVLTPYWTTRLGRDAFTAYQASARGGHVGCRAIGDRAELTGRCVTTLVGEFLL
- a CDS encoding AAA family ATPase translates to MTLTRLSLTDFRNHAGADMAAAAGLVALHGDNGAGKTNILEAISLLAPGRGLRRAPLSDMVRDGAGGGFAIFAEVLAGADLPPVALGTGIESAHPGRRIVRINGASAAAASLGEWLAILWLTPAMDRLFVESAGNRRRFLDRLVLALDPRHAQHSNRYEAALRARGKLLADPGQADPQWLASLEAQLAEHGAAIDGARLAALAALSADLAQQPGAPFARPLLTLIDSDGAARDAPHDVDTLTALFAARRRIDAAAGRATPRPAARRRAARPASRRRCCSRLFSRTATAWRARAVRGRCCCSTRLPRTSTPRAAPRFMSGSRGRAGRRG
- a CDS encoding PspC domain-containing protein; amino-acid sequence: MNQGFRKNRRNGMIFGVCAGMADQFGIDVLWTRVGFVALTLLGFGLPLLLYLAVAILAP
- the rpoC gene encoding DNA-directed RNA polymerase subunit beta', which produces MNQLTNFMNPVAKAETFDMIKIGIASPERIRSWSFGEIKKPETINYRTFKPERDGLFCARIFGPIKDYECLCGKYKRMKYKGIVCEKCGVEVTVTKVRRERMGHIELAAPVAHIWFLKSLPSRIGLLLDMQLKQLERVLYFEAYIVLEPGLTPLEKFQLLTEDELLDAQDEYGEDAFSAGIGAEAIRVLLENLDLEQERVDLMEDLATTKSELKPKKIIKRLKVVESFIDSGNRPEWMILEVVPVIPPELRPLVPLDGGRFATSDLNDLYRRVINRNNRLKRLMELRAPDIIVRNEKRMLQEAVDALFDNGRRGRTITGANKRPLKSLSDMLKGKQGRFRQNLLGKRVDYSGRSVIVTGPELKLHQCGLPKKMALELFKPFIYARLDAKGLSMTLKQAKKWVEKERKEVWDILDEVIREHPVLLNRAPTLHRLGIQAFEPVLIEGKAIQLHPLVCAAFNADFDGDQMAVHVPLSLEAQLEARVLMMSTNNILSPANGKPIIVPSQDMVLGLYYLSMERPGEPGEGMLLADMAEVHQALFVGAVTLHTKVTSRIPQTDEKGNEYFQRFETTPGRMLIAECLPKSHTVPFDVVNRLLTKKEIGDVIDQVYRHTGQKETVLFADAIMALGFRNAFKAGISFGKDDMIIPASKVKTVDDTRALVKDFEQQYQDGLITQQEKYNKAIDAWSQCGDKVANAMMDEIRAEPKDPKTGRLAPINSIYMMAHSGARGSQAQMKQLAGMRGLMAKPSGEIIETPIISNFKEGLTVLEYFNSTHGARKGLADTALKTANSGYLTRRLVDVSQDCVVIEDDCGTTRGMEMRAIIQGGSTIASLGERILGRTTLEDVVDKDGNIIAPVGTLLDEPTTQRIEDAEVQSVKIRSPLVCEATLGVCGKCYGRDLARGTPVNIGEAVGVIAAQSIGEPGTQLTMRTFHIGGAAQVNEQSNAEAISDGTIEYRDMATIVDQRGRRLALSRSGEIAIIDSEGRERASHKLPYGAQIMHKDGEKVKKGDRIAEWDPFTMPLITEKQGIVKYQDLQDTKTLIEQVDEATGIAQRVVIEYRSAGRSKKEDLQPRLTLLDDQSGEAARYLLAVGTMLSVEDGQEVQAGDVLARVTREASKTRDITGGLPRVAELFEARIPKDNSVIAKISGRIEFVKDYKAKRKIAIVPEEGDPIEYLIPKSKVLEVQEGDQVKRGDALISGSPNPHDILDVMGVEALAEYLVAEIQEVYRLQGVKINDKHIEVIVRQMLQKVEITDGGDTTLLPGEQLDYLEMMEYNAKLPKNGKPAEGRPVLLGITKASLQTRSFVSAASFQETTRVLTEASVQGKIDSLQGLKENVIVGRLIPAGTGAAMNRVRVTASSKDAALRAAMRTNQEHLIAPQTAAEEHAAELAQGPEAAIGNDPLGAVEGETHGSDADAGDYLLKSDEE